The following are from one region of the Apostichopus japonicus isolate 1M-3 chromosome 17, ASM3797524v1, whole genome shotgun sequence genome:
- the LOC139954897 gene encoding uncharacterized protein has product MSANSKTIGATVDVEYEDESGPATILNIDRNKQKVMKELITVEAELNREKENLPEKRDRKRNTKYISSSESDEEQESLQQPKKSCKQNIRKRHNSDLLTWMSSINKGSDCSNCSSLEDENKKLNKELAELRSLNFKLQNALLKKLDGPSSPVTPQRALPITRSEEPVGGVEIEKDSAETEICKRAGISPVSLKKIPRSRAVALFIRDVATVTFGREVLASYSLKGESSKSAKPALPTEKVTALLDLASLKYPGCSEKELKTALRSKLNDEHKMAKRRLVDL; this is encoded by the exons ATGTCTGCAAATTCAAAGACGATTGGGGCAACCGTTGATGTCGAATATGAAGACGAAAGCGGACCGGCAACTATTTTGAACATCGATC GTAATAAACAGAAGGTGATGAAAGAGCTCATCACTGTGGAAGCAGAGCTAAATAGGGAAAAGGAAAATCTACCAGAGAAGAGAGAtaggaaaagaaatacaaaatacatcaGCTCCAGTGAGTCAGATGAAGAACAGGAGTCATTGCAGCAACCCAAAAAGTCGTGTAAACAA AACATTCGTAAACGTCACAACAGTGACCTATTAACATGGATGTCAAGCATCAACAAAGGATCGGATTGCTCCAACTGTTCCAGTCTGGAAGACGAGaataaaaaattgaataaaGAACTGGCAGAGTTGCGGTCCCTCAATTTCAAATTACAAAATG CTTTGTTAAAGAAGCTAGACGGACCGTCCTCTCCTGTGACCCCACAGAGAGCGCTTCCTATTACCAGATCTGAGGAACCGGTTGGAGGTGTAGAGATTGAAAAAGACAGTGCAGAGACTGAG ATTTGTAAACGAGCTGGAATTTCTCCAGTATCCCTAAAGAAAATCCCCAGGTCAAGGGCAGTAGCCCTTTTCATCAGGGATGTAGCTACAGTCACTTTTGGAAGAGAAGTGTTGGCGAGCTACAGCTTGAAAGGGGAGTCATCAAAGTCTGCCAAGCCAGCACTTCCGACTGAAAAGGTGACAGCATTGTTAG ATCTTGCGTCACTAAAGTATCCTGGGTGTTCAGAGAAGGAGCTGAAGACAGCACTTAGATCAAAATTGAATGATGAACATAAGATGGCAAAGAGAAGATTGGTTGATTTGTAA